From a single Stackebrandtia endophytica genomic region:
- a CDS encoding ABC transporter permease — MTTTTIRSCRPGALALTKMIQAEAKMITRSTANLVVPLGLPVLLLVMQGLRSDDLGQEVTPGVTTMDYYALPVVLTIVVTYIGAMNFPSFLSTYRKTKVLRRLAVTPASPAMVLVAQMVASLIQVFVGIALAFGLAVLFFEANPPADTFMAVMVLAACCVAMYAVGMIVASVAPTPNAAAAIGLIAFFAMAALGGMFGPMENLPEALAQVGAWLPFGAAVEAFQSTWIGETVSWQNWVSLGGSTVLGLAVASALFRWE, encoded by the coding sequence ATGACAACGACGACGATCCGCTCCTGCCGGCCCGGCGCCCTGGCCTTGACCAAGATGATCCAGGCCGAGGCCAAGATGATCACCCGCTCCACCGCCAACCTCGTCGTTCCGTTGGGGCTACCCGTTCTGCTGTTGGTGATGCAGGGCTTGCGATCTGATGATCTGGGTCAGGAGGTCACTCCCGGGGTCACCACGATGGACTACTACGCGCTGCCGGTGGTACTGACCATAGTGGTCACTTATATCGGTGCGATGAACTTCCCCAGTTTCCTGTCGACGTATCGCAAGACCAAGGTGCTTCGACGTTTGGCGGTCACCCCGGCTTCTCCGGCCATGGTGCTGGTGGCTCAGATGGTGGCCAGTCTGATCCAGGTGTTCGTGGGCATCGCGCTCGCCTTCGGACTCGCCGTGCTGTTCTTCGAGGCCAATCCACCCGCCGACACGTTCATGGCCGTGATGGTCCTGGCTGCCTGTTGCGTGGCGATGTACGCGGTGGGCATGATCGTGGCCTCGGTGGCGCCCACTCCGAACGCGGCGGCGGCCATCGGTTTGATCGCGTTCTTCGCCATGGCCGCGCTGGGCGGGATGTTCGGTCCCATGGAGAATCTGCCCGAGGCGTTGGCGCAGGTGGGAGCCTGGCTGCCCTTCGGTGCCGCCGTCGAGGCATTCCAGTCCACGTGGATCGGCGAGACGGTCTCGTGGCAGAACTGGGTCAGTCTGGGTGGAAGTACGGTGCTCGGTCTCGCCGTGGCCTCCGCGCTCTTCCGTTGGGAGTGA
- a CDS encoding MFS transporter, translated as MTDVLPRSTRIGYAMGSLATGAFGTVPGLLLLPYLTDNLGVTAAVAGLLVLLPKAWDVLLNPVAGRISDRTRSRWGPRRPYLLFAGVAMALSFAGMFAAPVEEPVWAAAVWCAAVFFLTATAFAFFQVPYVAMPAEITDGYTERTRLMTWRVAVLAVAILVSGAAAPLVVTATGGGITGHRWMGVFVAGLIAIGAIGAFVGTRSSPMSSPTANEPSLRAQLAIARRNRPFMILLTVFVVQTVGIATMLAGVKYVADQVIGRPDDGATFLFACFVGPALLVMPLWNRVGAAVGKNRSLAMAATLMAVAASLLVTAWWLPPPVVYLIVAVMGVGYAGQQVFAMAMLPDCIAYDTARTKRRQAGVFTGLWTAGETLGLALGPGVFAVVLTLGGYLSSAGETVTQPDSARWAILLGFTVIPAILIGPITALLSRYDLTETTMESVTANPPTDAALG; from the coding sequence ATGACCGACGTGCTGCCCCGTTCCACCCGCATCGGATACGCCATGGGCTCTCTGGCGACCGGGGCGTTCGGCACGGTTCCGGGCCTGTTGCTGCTGCCCTACCTCACCGACAACCTCGGCGTCACCGCCGCAGTGGCCGGGTTGTTGGTCCTCCTGCCGAAAGCCTGGGATGTCCTGCTCAATCCCGTCGCCGGGCGCATTTCGGACCGCACCCGCTCCCGGTGGGGGCCGAGACGCCCGTACCTGTTGTTCGCCGGTGTCGCGATGGCGCTGTCGTTCGCCGGGATGTTCGCGGCACCGGTGGAGGAGCCGGTCTGGGCTGCCGCCGTCTGGTGTGCCGCCGTGTTCTTCCTGACCGCGACCGCCTTCGCGTTCTTCCAGGTCCCCTATGTCGCGATGCCCGCCGAGATCACCGACGGATACACCGAACGGACTCGGCTGATGACCTGGCGAGTGGCGGTCCTCGCGGTGGCGATTCTGGTCTCCGGCGCGGCGGCACCGCTGGTGGTCACGGCCACCGGTGGTGGAATCACCGGGCACCGCTGGATGGGGGTGTTCGTCGCCGGGTTGATCGCGATCGGCGCGATAGGCGCGTTCGTGGGCACCCGAAGCTCACCGATGTCGAGCCCGACCGCCAACGAACCGAGCCTGCGAGCTCAACTGGCGATCGCTCGACGCAATCGTCCGTTCATGATCCTGTTGACGGTGTTCGTGGTTCAGACGGTGGGTATCGCCACGATGTTGGCAGGAGTCAAATATGTGGCCGATCAGGTGATCGGTCGTCCCGACGACGGTGCGACGTTCCTGTTCGCGTGCTTCGTCGGCCCGGCGCTGCTGGTGATGCCACTGTGGAATCGCGTCGGTGCCGCAGTGGGCAAGAACCGATCGCTGGCCATGGCCGCGACGCTGATGGCCGTGGCCGCCTCGCTGCTGGTGACCGCGTGGTGGCTGCCGCCCCCGGTGGTTTATCTGATCGTCGCGGTGATGGGTGTCGGGTACGCGGGTCAGCAGGTGTTCGCCATGGCGATGCTGCCCGACTGCATCGCCTACGACACCGCCCGCACGAAGCGCCGCCAGGCGGGGGTGTTCACCGGGTTGTGGACCGCCGGTGAAACGCTTGGCCTGGCATTGGGCCCCGGGGTGTTCGCCGTCGTGTTGACATTGGGGGGTTACCTGTCGTCGGCGGGTGAGACGGTCACTCAACCGGACTCGGCGCGATGGGCGATTCTGTTGGGGTTCACCGTGATCCCGGCGATCCTGATCGGCCCGATCACGGCGTTGCTGTCACGCTACGACCTGACCGAGACCACAATGGAGTCGGTGACGGCGAACCCACCGACTGACGCCGCACTGGGATAG
- a CDS encoding pyridoxal phosphate-dependent decarboxylase family protein yields MINALPPRGVPAEQVLAELTRLRSVDLPTHGGTLFSYVYDSGEPDLDALAQSAHALSSHVNGLDPTAFPSLLATENALVAAAAELLGGPEARPVGSVTSGGTESIILAVKAARDSRPEVSHPRMVVPGTAHAAFAKAASYLRVELDSIPVDPRTLMADPSAMAEAVTAETVLIVASAPSYAHGVIDPVSDIAAIAAAAGIRCHVDACFGGWILPYLRRLGVTVPDFDFTVEGVTSVSVDLHKYAYCPKGTSVLLHRDDRLRISQYFGYADWPGYTMVNSGIASTRSGGPIAAAVATMRHIGDDGYLRLAERTRRAVEQIARAVTTVDGLRLMAPADYMVVCFTSDDPDLDLFVLADELAAAGWHTQPQLPFGDIDASIHLTVTAAVEPTAHRFAAALRDAVDAARRRGRPELPSQLTTMVAAMQPDQLTPQLVGGLAAQLGLTDPDSIAGNMAAVNGLLAVASPRVRERLLVEFVSLLQRPTS; encoded by the coding sequence GTGATCAACGCGCTGCCGCCCCGTGGTGTCCCCGCCGAACAGGTGCTGGCCGAACTGACTCGGCTACGTTCGGTCGACCTTCCCACCCACGGTGGAACCCTGTTCAGTTACGTCTACGACTCCGGCGAACCCGACCTCGACGCTCTCGCCCAGTCGGCCCACGCGTTGTCGTCCCACGTCAACGGACTCGATCCGACCGCGTTCCCGTCACTGTTGGCCACCGAGAACGCATTGGTGGCCGCGGCCGCCGAACTACTCGGCGGCCCGGAGGCGCGACCGGTGGGTTCGGTGACCAGCGGCGGCACCGAGTCGATAATTCTGGCGGTCAAAGCCGCCCGCGACTCCCGCCCCGAGGTGTCCCACCCGCGGATGGTGGTGCCCGGAACCGCCCATGCCGCCTTCGCCAAGGCCGCCTCGTATCTGCGGGTCGAGTTGGACTCGATTCCGGTTGACCCGCGAACGCTGATGGCCGACCCCTCGGCCATGGCCGAGGCCGTCACCGCCGAAACCGTGTTGATCGTGGCATCGGCACCCTCCTATGCGCACGGCGTCATCGATCCGGTGTCCGACATCGCCGCGATCGCGGCGGCCGCCGGGATCAGGTGTCATGTGGACGCCTGTTTCGGAGGGTGGATCCTGCCGTATCTGCGACGCCTCGGGGTGACCGTGCCCGACTTCGACTTCACCGTCGAAGGGGTCACGAGCGTGTCCGTCGACCTCCACAAGTACGCCTACTGTCCCAAGGGGACATCGGTGCTGTTGCACCGGGACGACCGGTTGCGCATCAGCCAGTACTTCGGTTACGCCGACTGGCCCGGCTACACGATGGTCAACTCCGGTATCGCCTCGACCAGGTCCGGCGGCCCCATAGCCGCGGCGGTGGCGACGATGCGCCACATCGGTGATGACGGCTATCTGCGATTGGCGGAACGGACACGGCGCGCGGTCGAGCAGATCGCCCGGGCCGTCACCACGGTGGACGGTCTGCGCCTGATGGCTCCGGCCGATTACATGGTCGTCTGCTTCACCTCCGACGACCCCGACCTGGACCTGTTCGTCCTGGCCGACGAGTTGGCGGCCGCCGGTTGGCACACACAACCCCAGTTGCCCTTCGGCGACATCGACGCGAGCATCCACCTGACGGTGACCGCGGCGGTGGAACCGACGGCGCACCGGTTCGCCGCGGCACTTCGAGATGCCGTCGACGCGGCACGACGGCGTGGGCGCCCCGAACTGCCTTCGCAATTGACGACGATGGTGGCGGCCATGCAACCCGATCAGTTGACTCCGCAGTTGGTCGGCGGGTTGGCCGCTCAACTCGGGTTGACCGACCCGGATTCCATAGCCGGGAACATGGCCGCGGTCAACGGTCTGCTGGCCGTCGCCTCCCCCCGCGTCCGTGAGCGGCTCCTCGTCGAGTTCGTCAGCCTGCTGCAACGGCCGACCTCATGA
- a CDS encoding endonuclease V: protein MTDLSVDDAIRLQEAWRDRVRIPTERLDPDTATGVDIGYDSASDRLVAVAATIDLATLTVTEVAVAVGTADFPYVPGLLGFREVPMFEIVVGKLRDRPQLLVCDGHGLAHPRRFGSACHLGVATGIPAIGVAKNPPQYSVPDPADQRGSRTGVYDGTDHIGYSLRTRTSVKPVYVSVGHDIGLDEAVDIVLRLTPEYRLPETTRQADRLGRRLLAEMSGDSALSVPSERLASQPGAISEPT, encoded by the coding sequence ATGACCGATCTGTCCGTTGACGACGCGATACGCCTTCAGGAGGCGTGGCGGGATCGGGTGCGCATCCCCACCGAGCGGCTCGACCCCGACACCGCGACCGGTGTCGACATCGGATACGACTCAGCCTCGGATCGGCTGGTCGCCGTCGCCGCGACCATCGACCTGGCGACGTTGACCGTGACCGAGGTGGCCGTTGCCGTCGGCACCGCCGACTTTCCATACGTACCAGGGTTGTTGGGCTTTCGTGAAGTCCCGATGTTCGAGATCGTCGTCGGGAAACTGCGCGACCGGCCGCAGTTGTTGGTCTGTGACGGGCACGGTTTGGCGCATCCTCGCCGATTCGGCTCGGCTTGCCACCTGGGTGTCGCCACGGGGATACCGGCCATCGGGGTGGCCAAGAACCCGCCGCAGTATTCGGTGCCCGACCCGGCCGACCAACGCGGCTCCCGGACCGGTGTCTACGACGGAACCGACCACATCGGATATTCGCTGCGCACGCGCACCTCGGTCAAACCGGTCTACGTCTCGGTCGGCCACGACATCGGGCTCGACGAGGCCGTGGACATCGTGCTGCGATTGACCCCTGAGTACCGGTTGCCGGAGACGACCCGACAAGCCGACCGACTGGGCCGACGACTGCTCGCCGAGATGTCTGGCGATTCCGCCCTGAGTGTCCCCTCCGAAAGGCTAGCGTCTCAACCGGGCGCGATATCCGAGCCCACCTGA
- a CDS encoding peptidase inhibitor family I36 protein, producing the protein MRIRTVLITGVTGALLGLSSIAPAGAVVTDSTGGPVAESEVCPQGWFCGFQQPSYQGEWVGGADSYICYTPLNDAQSVANRTGHTIRFFSQPHCQGEYFDLTTGYGMTHTPFAVASTSTAWY; encoded by the coding sequence ATGAGAATCCGCACCGTGCTGATCACCGGTGTCACCGGGGCGCTGTTGGGTTTGAGCAGCATCGCACCCGCCGGTGCGGTCGTGACCGATTCGACCGGCGGTCCGGTGGCGGAATCCGAAGTCTGCCCACAAGGGTGGTTCTGCGGCTTCCAACAACCGTCCTATCAGGGCGAATGGGTCGGCGGGGCGGACTCCTACATCTGTTACACGCCCCTCAACGACGCACAGTCGGTGGCCAACCGGACCGGCCACACCATTCGGTTCTTCAGCCAACCGCACTGCCAAGGCGAATACTTCGACCTGACCACCGGATACGGAATGACCCACACACCGTTCGCAGTGGCCAGCACCAGCACCGCCTGGTACTGA
- a CDS encoding threonine ammonia-lyase yields MELVTLERVQQAAETIADLAVRTPLIPAGWAGRLWLKPENLQPVGAFKIRGAANAVAHLTDSAVGVLTHSSGNHGRALGYVAASLGIPCVIVVPDAAPKVKIDAMRATGAEIVIVPGAERESTAAALLTERGMQLVPPYDDPDVIAGQGTVGLEILADAPDVDTVVIPVGGGGLASGVSTVVKALSPRTRVIGVEPELAADAADSLRQRHRVVWSPAATYRTIADGARTALSELTFAHIDAHVDEIVTISDDEIRAAVGLLARRSHLVAEPTGAMTTAAHLKYGHTWGRTVAVISGGNIEPSQLAELVVQTDPA; encoded by the coding sequence ATGGAACTGGTAACGCTGGAACGCGTACAGCAGGCGGCCGAGACCATTGCCGACCTCGCGGTGAGAACCCCGTTGATTCCCGCCGGCTGGGCGGGTCGGCTCTGGTTGAAGCCGGAGAACCTGCAACCCGTCGGCGCCTTCAAGATCCGCGGTGCCGCCAACGCGGTGGCTCACCTGACCGACAGCGCCGTCGGAGTACTCACCCATTCTTCGGGCAATCACGGTCGGGCGCTGGGATACGTAGCCGCCAGTCTGGGTATTCCCTGCGTCATCGTGGTGCCCGACGCCGCCCCGAAGGTGAAGATCGACGCGATGCGCGCCACCGGCGCCGAGATCGTGATCGTTCCAGGCGCCGAACGTGAATCCACGGCCGCGGCGCTGCTCACCGAACGCGGAATGCAGTTGGTCCCGCCCTACGACGACCCCGACGTGATCGCCGGGCAGGGGACGGTCGGCCTGGAAATCCTCGCCGACGCCCCCGATGTGGACACCGTCGTGATTCCGGTCGGCGGCGGTGGCCTGGCTTCGGGGGTCAGCACCGTCGTCAAGGCGTTGTCACCGCGAACCCGCGTCATCGGCGTGGAACCGGAGCTCGCCGCCGACGCCGCCGACAGCCTTCGACAGCGTCACCGGGTGGTCTGGTCCCCCGCGGCCACCTACCGAACCATCGCCGACGGCGCGCGAACCGCCCTGTCGGAGCTCACGTTCGCCCACATCGACGCACATGTCGACGAGATCGTCACCATCAGCGACGACGAGATCCGTGCTGCGGTCGGACTGTTGGCCAGACGATCGCACCTGGTGGCCGAACCGACCGGCGCGATGACCACGGCCGCCCACCTGAAGTACGGTCACACCTGGGGCCGCACCGTCGCGGTGATCTCCGGCGGCAACATCGAACCGTCCCAATTGGCGGAGCTGGTGGTTCAGACCGATCCCGCCTGA
- a CDS encoding DMT family transporter: MAYLFLSLAITSEVIGTSLLKSTEGFTKLWPTAASLGAYAVAFYLLARTVEKLEVGMVYALWSGVGTVIIVIIGMLFLNEPVTAVKVLGIGLVVGGAVILNLGGTH; encoded by the coding sequence GTGGCCTACCTCTTCCTGTCCCTCGCCATCACCTCCGAAGTCATCGGCACCAGCCTCCTCAAAAGCACCGAGGGGTTCACCAAACTCTGGCCCACTGCGGCATCACTCGGCGCATACGCCGTAGCCTTCTACCTGCTTGCTCGCACCGTCGAGAAGCTTGAGGTCGGCATGGTCTACGCACTGTGGTCCGGAGTCGGAACGGTCATCATCGTCATCATCGGGATGTTGTTCCTCAATGAACCCGTCACCGCCGTGAAGGTGCTCGGCATCGGTTTGGTGGTGGGGGGAGCCGTCATCCTCAATCTGGGAGGAACCCATTGA
- a CDS encoding TetR/AcrR family transcriptional regulator codes for MSPRRDPNRRSAILAATRQIIAEHGTARVTHRLVAAKANVPLGSTTYYFADLDELVTAALDDALARYTEMIQRWRHELTTDDDLPLTLIRLAVECLADRTTAITEFDLRLAAVREPKLRPLARAWDSQLYQLLSEHAPPDACRAAIDLVNGAMLAALRDDGELDRRYLTDTLTALGL; via the coding sequence TTGAGTCCGCGCCGTGACCCCAACCGCCGGTCGGCGATCCTCGCCGCGACCCGACAGATCATCGCCGAACACGGCACCGCCCGCGTCACCCACCGGCTCGTGGCGGCGAAGGCGAATGTGCCGTTGGGTTCGACGACCTACTACTTCGCCGATCTCGATGAACTGGTGACCGCCGCGTTGGACGACGCGCTGGCGCGGTACACCGAGATGATTCAACGCTGGCGGCACGAGTTGACAACCGACGACGACCTACCGTTGACCCTCATCCGTCTGGCCGTCGAATGCCTCGCCGACCGGACCACCGCGATCACCGAGTTCGATCTGCGGTTGGCCGCCGTCCGCGAACCGAAGCTTCGTCCGCTGGCCAGGGCATGGGATTCCCAGTTGTATCAACTGTTGAGCGAACATGCACCACCCGACGCCTGCCGCGCGGCCATCGACCTGGTCAACGGTGCGATGCTCGCCGCGTTGAGAGACGACGGCGAGCTCGACCGGCGCTATCTCACCGACACGCTGACCGCCCTGGGACTGTAA
- a CDS encoding LLM class flavin-dependent oxidoreductase produces the protein MGVTVSEAKPDPIRGVSAGGAPVPLSVLDLATVSSGSDPVAALETTTEVAKTADRSGYHRLWVAEHHSMPGIASSSPAVLIAHLAAHTSRLRLGSGGVMLSNHSPLVIAEQFGTLAALAPGRIDLGLGRAPGTDRATAAALRRADPSADDFDAELAELTGFLDGSFPAGHPYRHIHAVPGPVQSGIESSARPPIWLLGSSGYSARLAGQLGWPFAFAHHFSARNTLPALELYRRHFEPSDVLNKPYAMIAASAFAADTTAEAHRHARTLGLAMLKVRTGRPGLMPSPDEAEAYSYSAAEAEFIDNWLADVVYGEPDEVTSGLTDLVARTGVDELMITANVWGGPSRVRSLELIAESYGLTG, from the coding sequence ATGGGAGTCACCGTGTCTGAAGCCAAGCCCGATCCGATCCGAGGGGTGTCGGCGGGTGGTGCACCGGTTCCGCTGTCGGTGCTGGACCTGGCGACCGTCAGTTCCGGAAGCGACCCGGTCGCGGCGTTGGAGACGACCACCGAGGTCGCGAAGACGGCCGATCGGTCGGGCTATCACCGGCTCTGGGTCGCCGAGCACCATTCGATGCCCGGGATCGCCAGTTCCTCCCCGGCGGTGTTGATCGCTCACCTGGCCGCTCACACGAGTCGGCTTCGGCTGGGTTCTGGCGGGGTCATGTTGTCCAACCATTCGCCACTGGTGATCGCCGAGCAGTTCGGCACCCTGGCGGCTCTAGCTCCCGGCCGGATCGACCTGGGGCTGGGTCGGGCACCCGGCACCGACCGGGCGACGGCTGCTGCACTGCGCCGCGCCGATCCGTCCGCCGACGACTTCGATGCCGAGCTGGCCGAGTTGACCGGTTTCCTGGACGGGTCGTTTCCCGCCGGTCACCCGTACCGGCACATCCACGCCGTCCCCGGTCCTGTCCAGAGTGGAATTGAATCGTCAGCGCGACCACCGATTTGGCTGCTGGGCTCCAGTGGGTACAGTGCGCGGTTGGCGGGGCAACTCGGTTGGCCGTTCGCATTCGCCCACCACTTCTCCGCGCGCAACACGCTTCCGGCGTTGGAACTGTATCGACGCCACTTTGAACCGTCCGATGTGTTGAACAAGCCTTACGCGATGATCGCTGCGAGCGCCTTCGCGGCCGACACCACTGCCGAGGCGCACCGACATGCCCGCACCCTGGGCCTGGCCATGTTGAAGGTGCGGACCGGGCGCCCCGGTCTCATGCCGTCGCCCGATGAGGCCGAGGCGTACTCCTACAGTGCGGCCGAAGCCGAGTTCATCGACAACTGGTTGGCCGACGTCGTCTACGGCGAACCGGATGAGGTGACCTCGGGACTGACCGACCTGGTCGCTCGCACCGGGGTCGACGAGTTGATGATCACCGCCAACGTCTGGGGCGGCCCTTCTCGCGTCCGCTCATTGGAGTTGATCGCGGAGTCCTACGGCTTGACCGGTTGA
- a CDS encoding shikimate dehydrogenase: protein MTRGVLRHRAAVLGSPVAHSLSPVIHRAGYEAAGLSDWEYTAIECDEAKLPGLLADLDDTWAGLSITMPLKTAALRIATSATETATALGAANTLVRVDGGWRADNTDAPGMVDALVEHGVTGIGRMAILGAGGTARAALGAAAALGTDEVIVYARRPAAVDELRPIARRLGLTLVAAPWTQITEASNADVVVSTVPKGVADDLVIDWKPSTVLFDVLYDPWPTPLADGALSAGCRVLAGLDLLLAQAVHQFEQFTGVTAPVSAMRTALAER, encoded by the coding sequence GTGACACGGGGTGTTCTCAGACACCGTGCGGCAGTACTGGGATCACCGGTGGCGCACTCGCTCTCACCGGTGATTCACCGCGCCGGGTATGAAGCGGCGGGACTGTCCGACTGGGAGTACACCGCGATCGAGTGCGACGAGGCGAAACTGCCGGGGTTGCTGGCTGATCTCGACGACACCTGGGCGGGCTTGTCGATCACGATGCCGCTGAAGACGGCGGCGTTGCGGATCGCGACCTCGGCCACCGAGACCGCGACGGCCTTGGGCGCGGCGAACACCCTGGTCAGGGTCGACGGCGGTTGGCGTGCCGACAACACCGACGCACCGGGAATGGTTGATGCGCTGGTCGAGCATGGTGTCACCGGTATCGGTCGGATGGCGATCCTGGGAGCCGGAGGCACCGCCCGAGCCGCCCTCGGTGCGGCCGCGGCGTTGGGCACCGATGAGGTGATCGTCTACGCCCGTCGCCCGGCCGCCGTCGACGAGTTGCGGCCGATCGCACGACGATTGGGCCTGACGTTGGTGGCGGCGCCGTGGACTCAGATCACCGAGGCGTCCAACGCCGACGTGGTCGTCTCCACCGTTCCCAAGGGCGTCGCCGACGACCTGGTGATCGACTGGAAGCCCTCGACGGTGCTGTTCGACGTGCTGTACGACCCGTGGCCCACACCGTTGGCCGATGGCGCGTTGTCGGCTGGGTGCCGTGTGTTGGCGGGCCTGGATCTGCTGTTGGCGCAGGCGGTGCACCAGTTCGAACAGTTCACCGGGGTAACGGCACCGGTCTCGGCGATGCGGACGGCTCTGGCGGAGCGTTGA